The nucleotide sequence CCAGTCGTGACATTTTATTCCAAAGTGATTATTGGCTCGCATAGTAAGATCACCCTTTCCCCCGCCAGATTCTAATATTCCCTGTGCCAGGGTAACACTTGCAGGTATATTATAAAGTCGCATTTCTTCCATGGCCACTGCGGCAAAATCCCTGATATAATCTTCTACAGTATAAAGCCTTGGATTTACCGGTGGTAATTTTGGTGTCCCTTCTAGAGGTTTCACTCCTTCAATCTCTCTATTTCCCGAAGATTCAGTAATCACGCCTTCTCTATCTGAATCCTTTTTAGTGGTGATCACTTTTTTCTTGCTTCCGCAGGAAACCGCAAATAATGCGCAGAATATCAAAATAAAAAACCGGTTAAATTTCATCTTAGTAATTTATTAAGGGCAAATTTTTCTTTGTTAAAACGCTGTTCATTCCCGGGATTCCCTGTAAACCTCCTGTATGTATTGCCAGGATCTTACTTCCGGAAGGAAAATATCCGGTTTTTATAAGGTCAAAAATACCAAAAACTAATTTTCCCGTATATACCGGATCTAACTGAATTTGATATTTTTCTTTGAATTTATTAATAAAATTTATCAATTGCGAATCTACCTTAGCATAACCGCCAAAATGATACTTTAGTATTAATTCCCAATTATTCTTAAATGCGTAATTTTTAATTTCTTCGGAAAGAAAATCCCCTTTTAAAGCCGGAAAACCAAGTATTTTCTGATTTTTGGCAGAGGCATTTATCAAGCCCGAAAGTGTTCCTCCTGTTCCTACCGAAGCGGATATAAAGTCAAATTCTTTATCTTTCTCGCTTAAAATTTCTTCACAACCTTTTATCGCTAATTGGTTAGTGCCGCCTTCTGGAACTAAATAAAATTCATCGAATTCTTCATTAAGTCTCTGCTGAAACTCCAATGTTTCTTTTTGCCGATAGTCTTTTCTGGAAACAAAGCGGAAATGCATTCCGCAGGAATGAGCAAAATTTAAAGTTCTGTTTTGAGCCAAAGTTTTCTCGAGATTTTCTCCTAATTCTTCTCCCCTAATAATCCCT is from Salegentibacter mishustinae and encodes:
- a CDS encoding 1-aminocyclopropane-1-carboxylate deaminase/D-cysteine desulfhydrase; this encodes MPNPLNFYAEISSENQFIAEFSNEISLHLKREDLLHPEVSGNKFRKLKYNILEAQKHKKKTLLTLGGAYSNHIAATAAAGKLSGLKTIGIIRGEELGENLEKTLAQNRTLNFAHSCGMHFRFVSRKDYRQKETLEFQQRLNEEFDEFYLVPEGGTNQLAIKGCEEILSEKDKEFDFISASVGTGGTLSGLINASAKNQKILGFPALKGDFLSEEIKNYAFKNNWELILKYHFGGYAKVDSQLINFINKFKEKYQIQLDPVYTGKLVFGIFDLIKTGYFPSGSKILAIHTGGLQGIPGMNSVLTKKNLPLINY